The Maridesulfovibrio ferrireducens DNA segment TGTTTGTGATTGCAAATCAAGCCTGATGAACTTTTTAAGCATATCTTCATCTGCTAGAATTACGGTCGATTCATACGGGATTGCTCGGTGCGAATTATCGAACCACAGCATACCTTCCTGTCCTTCACGTCGCTTTTTAAAATAATCAGCCATTACTTTTGAAAGTGACATGGATTTGCACATCCAAGACGGCAAATGGAAACCAACAATGGTTGGATTCTTCACTTTAGAATCAGTTGCCCAGAACCCCGCATCAAGAGCCTTGTCGCGGGTGTAATCCGACCATTCATACCCACAGTGAGGACAGACATATCTAGCTAGTTTCTTTTCTTCGATTAGAGCCGGATCGCGAACTTCATCTGGGACCTTGATGTTCTCGAATTCCATAACTTGCGGAGTTCTACAGACAACAGAAGGGCAGACTGCGTGATATTCATATATGGCTTGTGACTCGGCCTGCATGTCCTTCCATATTGTCGAATCTTCTTCGGTTTTACGCGGCTTGGTAAAGCGAAAAATTTTGTGTGTGCGCTTGTAGCCCCATGTTCTTTCTTCTGCCGTAGCAACCGAATTTTTGTTGGCGTTGGCATCTTCTTCGTCAATCAGCATCGTTTCGGCTGAGAAGGAAGACATACGCATTTCAGATCCACACCAAATGCCGAGAATCATGGAACCGTCTTTTAATTGGATTTGAGATTTCTGTTCAGCGTATCGACTTGGAGAAATAAGAGAACGTAGAAAGGGACTGCCGTTCAGATGATAAGTTAACCTTTCAGTAAAAACTCGCTCAATAGCGCCTTCATCCGGCATCGCAATTCCGAGCGGTCCGGGCCGCCGAGAAATACGGGCAAGAGCACACGCGTATGCGATGGTTGTTTTCTTGCTTCCCTGCGATGGCCCGACAAAAAATACTTTACGAACTTCAGGACGATCCCACATGTCCATCATAAACTTTGCATGCGGAACTTCTTTCGGGTCCCAGAGGCTACCTTTTTGTGGACCGGCTGCAAGTTTGAAATTTTTGCAAGCCCATTCATAAGTCGGTGTCTGGGGCCGCATTGCAAATACAGCTTTTTCACCAGGGAAAAAATTTATGATGGGGGCTGTGGTCATGACTAGCACATGCTCCATTTGCGAGTTAAATCAAACGATGCATGAATTTCCATCAGACTTGCTCCTGAATCAATGAGAGAAATCAGTTCCATTGTGACTTCAATTTCCTTCTCTTTTCTTTCTTCTATCCATTCGCGCATCAAGTTAGACATTTCTTCAGTCTGCCAAGTCCCGTCCGAAAAAGGGTGTAAAAGGGCGTTTATATCCGCAGTGAACAACTCGATAAATCCTGACTGCCGTTCCATTATTTTAACCGCTAATTCAGGTGCTTTAGATTTATCAATACCAAGATCATCAAGCATTTTAGCAGCAACTTCTTCGTCGGCTCCGAAAATTCCAGCAATAGGATCAGCCATTTTTTCAGCCCAATTCTCAAGAGCATATCGAAAAATTTGCGCCCGTTTAGAAAATTCGAAATTTACAGCATCAGCTGGGAAAAGGGCTTTAATTTCTTTGCCTAATTTCCTTTCAAGAATTTCATTTTGTAGCCTAGTTTTACGGGCAGATTCACTGGCATCAATGGCTTTGGATTCAAGCGTTTTAGCCGAAGCCGCTTGCTCACGAGCCGAAGGCGTTTTGTTCGACAGTCCTTTTGCCAGTACATATTTTCGGACGATGCTATCGGAGATCAGCCCGTTTTCTCCTTTCGGAAGCATGGATTTATCTGCATAAACTTGAGATTGGGAAATTTTGTAGCCTTGTTCTTTAAGATGTTTATGAACTTCTGAAAGGTTTTTAAATCCTGTAGGAGTCTCTTTGCCTTCCTCTGGAAAATACTTGAGCCACATTTGTTCAATGGCTTGCTCAAAACCGCGCTTTGCCGCATCCCAATTCTTTTTGTTTTTTACTGTTGATGCCACGCTATAAGATTTTAAATTATCGACTACAGCGTTATTCAGAACGACAAGTTCAGTTTTGTCGTTCTGAGAAACTACTTCGATAAGTTTATTGAATTTTTCCTGCATATTGGACCTGCTCAAAAGTTCTACCGTCAAATTCAAGGATTGCCGTCTGACCTGTGAATTCCTGCCAGCGGCGTACAATTACATCAGCAAAGCGCGGATCAAGTTCCATTGTGTGGCATTTACGTTTCGTCCGCTCACAAGCGATGAGCGTTGAACCGGAGCCTCCGAAAGAATCCAGAACGATGTCGTTTTTTAGTGAGCTGTTTTTTAGAAATCTTTCAACCAGAGCTACAGGTTTCATCGTGGGGTGAGCGTCACTGCGCTGTGGTTTCTTTTCATGAACAACCGAGGGAATCAGTTCTTCCACTTGCAGGTCTTTGCCGGAAATAAGGAGCAACCTGTTTTGCATCGTCAGTTGCACGGAATCTCCTTCGATTTGCATATGCTCATCATTTTGAAATTGCTGAACGGAAGTCTTTTTTCTCCCTCCATACCAGCAATGCCTTGCGCCCGGTTTCCAGCCATATAGGATCGGCTCATGTTGCGGTTGAAAATCACTGCGACCCAGAACAAAGGCGTTCTTTGCCCAGATGACGCAACTTGCTGTCTTGAATCCTGCGTCTTGAAAAGCAGAGCGGAAATTTATCGATTCACTTTCACCGTGGGCAACGTAGATAGGGCCGCCTTTTTTGAGAGCCAGAAACATGGCCGTGAATGCGTCATAAAGAAATTGGTAGAATTGACCGTTCGACATGTTGTCGTTTTTGATTTTTCCGGCCTTGCCCTCATAATTCACGTTGTACGGTGGATCGGTGAAAACCATATCAGCGGAGTTATTGTTCATGAGCCTTGAAATATCCGCGCCGCTGGTGGAATCTCCGCAGAGCAGACGATGTTCTCCGAGAATCCAAAGGTCGCCGTGTTTGCTTACATATTCTGATTCAATATCCGGCACTGAGTCCGGATCTTCGTTGCCGGAAAATTCAGGGCCGAATTGCTCGAGTAAATCTTCAACATCGGAAAGAGCAAATCCTGTTAATTGCAAATCAAAATCGTAAGTGCGCAATTCCGAGAGTTCTAGGGCAAGAGATTCATCATCCCATTTAGACCAGGCAGACGAACTGTTAGCCATGAGCCGGAAAGCTTTGATCTGTTGCGGAGTCATGCCGTCCGCAAGGACAACTGGAATTTCTATTATTTCAAGCTGAAGCGCGGCAAGCAGCCGGAGTTCTCCGTCAACAATAGTTCCATCACTTTGAGCAAGAACGGGGATGCGGAACCCGAATTCCCGAATTGATTCAATCATCTTATTCACGCTCGTTTTGTGTTTTTTGAGGTTCCGGTCATATGACCGGAACCGTTCAAGGGGCCAGTGCTCTAAACAGAGTTTTGTCATTCGAAGGTTCCCGTGCTATTCCCCTCGAAGCTTAGTGAGAGGGTTGGGAGTTCCTGATCGAATGTTGCGTCATTCGGTCGCCGTGTGGATGTACAAGATCTATTCGGCAACCCTCACCTAGTTTTTATCCCGTTCGAGGCTTTCCATATCGATAAGCCACTTCCATAGGATTTTTTTCTATTTCATCTACTGCCTCAATCATGAGAGAAGTCAAACAGGTTACTAGCTGATTATCTGCCGGAGCCGGAGCATAAGCCGCGTCACCTTTTTTCGTTGAATAAAATTTCAAGTACATTGTCGGATTCCCATCAAGAAACGCGAATAGTGATCCGAGCGGAGTTGCTTCTTTTTTAGGTTGTGCTTCTGGGGCTACTACGGGTGCTTTTTTTGCGGGAGAGGTTTCGTTCGCATTGGTAACTGGACGCGGATTTTGTCTCTTAAGTTTCTCTCTTTCCCGCACTTTGAAAACTGGCGGGAGTCCAGCAAGCGCCCATTCTTTGAGCTCAACCCCTTTTTGAAATGCGTCACCGGGATCTTTACCTGCCGGAACGGGCCAACGAACAGCCCTATCAAAATTTGTTGTCCACCATTTCGAAGCTTTAGTTCCCGGACGAGTTCCGTCAGCTTTAGCTTTATCAAAATCCAAAGCCACCAAGAGAGATTTTGCCGCCTGCAAAATAGGGAGCGCCGTCGAATCCGGCTTGCCCGCATCGTTCATAACGCTGACCGCGCCCATTAAACCCTTGCATTCCTGATCCACCAGCATGGCATCAAGCTCCGCTTCGATAATTGCAAACGCTTCAGCCGATGGAGAAAGAACCATCGTCGCCATACACGATCCAGGAACAACAACATATTTGAGATCTTTTTCAGTCTTCAAATCATAGTGAGGGCGGCGAATCCTTATCCGTAAAACTTCCCCGTCTTTTGAAAGAAGAGGGATGACTATTCCGCGCGGTAGCCAGAGAGCCTTAATTCGACCATCGGGCCATCTTGCTTCTGGCAATCCCCAGCCGACACGGGCGCGATACATTGCATTCTTGCCATTCTCACCGGGAAGCCATCCGAGTTTATGAGATATAATGGTCTCTTTTTTTATCCCGCGTCCGGCTAGATATTTGAGCTGCTCTTGATTCGCTAAGAGTTGAACGTGTGCATATTCGACAAGTTTTTGTGCTTTCTCCATCCACAATACGGGAGGGATATCCCAAGTCTTACCTTCAGGTTGTGCCTGTTGATATTTTTTCCTCGGAGCAGGGGAGCGATACTTGCGCGGTAACGCTGAACCGTTCCCCTCTACCCCCGCAGAAGCAAAGGCCGCCGGGTAGTCCATCCCCTCAACATCGACAAACCATTGCACTATATCGCCAGATATTCCGCATTGGCGGCAGTTGTATGAGCCGGGGATACCGTGTTTTTCGTTCGGCTGGTCAGGCCAGCAGCGGAAACGGTCAGTGCCGTAGCAATTTGGACAAGGAGAATGATACTCTCCGCCATGTTTCGGACCCGCCAGAGTAGGATTAAGTCCCCGATCTTTTAGGCAATCAAGCAGATTCATTTATAACCTCCCAGTTTGGGACGGACGATAAAAGTCCTATATCCTTATATTCTTTATTCTTTTTAACTTATAAAAAGTATCTAGGGAGTATAAGAGGTTTATAATCCAAACTCCTTTCACTGGACGCACTTGTTTTATACAAGAGCAAAGTTCGCTCGATAATTGTCCTATCGTCCCTAGATTTGTTTAACTGTCTAATATTAAAGAGTATCTTCTTCCAATGTATAAGGAGGCTGTTTACTTTCATCTTTTTTGGGAGACGGATTGATGCCTATGCCCATATAATAAATGTTTCCGCTCTTTTTGTCGGGGAAACGAGTTTTCAATTGTTTACCTATCCATTTAGGACTTGGAACTTTATTTCCTAGAACTTCGCAGTACCAAGCTTCAAAAACTTCTCGAATATCTTTGAAAGATGTTTTCATTTCTTCAATAGAAAAATTGAGAACTAAATCTTTAGGAATGCCGGGGAATTTAGGTTCTAAATCACGACTGATAACACAACGAGCTTCGACAAAGTCGCCGATCATATCCTCATTCCTCTGGTATTCTGCCGTGTCTTCGAGCACACAGGCCGGAGGCCGCAACCCCCCTTCCAGATATGAGATCGCACCCTCCACCATCCATAAAAGAATGCCGGAAGATCCCGCTCTCAGTTTATCTTTCAAGTGTTTATCAGCGAGCTTTTCGTCCGGACCTTTAGGGTCAGATACAAAAGAAAAGGGATGCGAGATCAGATATGCTCGTTTCCAGAACGCATAGTCATTACCTGCACTCGGCTTATTATTCGTGAGCAGAAATAGTGTGTGAGTCGGGTCGAATTCTGTCGCGTGTTTATCGTGTGGCCAGCGCCCGACTAATCGACCGCCACCAGTAAGAAGTTTTACTCTACCAACATCGAGCCGAGCGCCTTCGTTGGTTTCAGATCCAACCGCCAGACGGAGTCCTTTTAGAGCCATGATATCTGGAGAAGGTCCGGAGGAATTTTTTACGCGGCCTTGGTCAAGCAGCATTTCTGGTTGAATAACTCCAGCAAGGTTTCCAAGAACATGACTGATAGCTTCAAAGATTGTATCTTTACCGTTTCGGCCCTGACCAAAAAATACAGTGATGATATGTTCACGGCTCCAGCCGAAGAGAGCTGCTCCGAACAGCCGTTGGAGAAAAGCAATTTTGTCATCGTCTTCATAAATTTCGAAAAGCATATTATCCCAAAATTCATAAGAGGCATTCGGATCGTATTTGACAGGAGATGAGCGCAGTAAAAAATCTTCCGGTTTACCATCTCGAAGAGCACCTGTTTCCAGATCCACAACTCCATTTTTTACAGCAACCAAAGTAGGGCGGTTGTCCATCTGGTGTCCGAACACATCAATCGGATTTTTATTCGTAGTCGCCATTTCCATACATTCTTTACGACCAGCGAGAGATCGCAATCGTTTTGCGCGACCGGCTATGAATTTTGATCGAGCCTCAAGTGACTTTTTCTTTTTAGGAGAATCTTCAAGCTTGCTTATTTCGTTATCAATAGAGGCTTTTTCTTCGAGATATAAAACCGCGATATCTTCGCAGCTAGTTTTCGTGTGCTTTTCGCCAACATCTAAAGCCCATGAATGCCCGGTCCAATGATACCATTCTTGAGTCGAATGATTGTAGAGCCGTTTTCCGCGAAAAACTTCTGCGAATAAAACTCCATCTCCGTAACCAACAGCATCAAGGCAATCTTGGACAAACTGCGGATCAGGTCCGCCGCCGTCACCATTGCCGCCGTCAGAGCCTTCATCTTCCACGCGCTGTTTTACGAGTTCTAGAACTTTACTCATTGCAACCTCCAAGCAAGTAAGTTCTCGGAATTAAAGCAGTAACACCGAAGCAAGATTTCGTATCATGATGTGTGTAGGTGAAAATGAATTTCCATTTTTCCAGCCGAAATAGAAAATTTTGCGCACGAAAGTATCGCGCTCGATAGCGCCCGCAATAGCGCAAAAGCCACAGAGGGACCCAAATAATTAAGAGCCGTGTTAAGCCAAATTTGGGCCTATGGACATTTGGATTGTATTTTCCGAAGGGGGGCGGGGGGAGGCGAAGAGCGGCCCCGACTGTAAGATCTAAGGAGGCGACTGCTGAGGCAGTCGCGACGATGATTTGAAACAAACCAGATCTACATGGCACAAGCGTAAAATCGTGCGTAAAACAGAGTGGGAACTGTTTGATAAAAAGAGTTAACATGATACCCTAAATGGCTGGATTTACGGTGTAGCACTGGGAGTGGATCGCCTTCCGGGGGTTCGAATCCCTCCCTCTCCGCCATTTGGCAATAAAAAGCCCCTAACTTAGCTGTTAGGGGCTTTTCTGGTTTTATATTATATGG contains these protein-coding regions:
- a CDS encoding primase-helicase zinc-binding domain-containing protein; the encoded protein is MNLLDCLKDRGLNPTLAGPKHGGEYHSPCPNCYGTDRFRCWPDQPNEKHGIPGSYNCRQCGISGDIVQWFVDVEGMDYPAAFASAGVEGNGSALPRKYRSPAPRKKYQQAQPEGKTWDIPPVLWMEKAQKLVEYAHVQLLANQEQLKYLAGRGIKKETIISHKLGWLPGENGKNAMYRARVGWGLPEARWPDGRIKALWLPRGIVIPLLSKDGEVLRIRIRRPHYDLKTEKDLKYVVVPGSCMATMVLSPSAEAFAIIEAELDAMLVDQECKGLMGAVSVMNDAGKPDSTALPILQAAKSLLVALDFDKAKADGTRPGTKASKWWTTNFDRAVRWPVPAGKDPGDAFQKGVELKEWALAGLPPVFKVREREKLKRQNPRPVTNANETSPAKKAPVVAPEAQPKKEATPLGSLFAFLDGNPTMYLKFYSTKKGDAAYAPAPADNQLVTCLTSLMIEAVDEIEKNPMEVAYRYGKPRTG
- a CDS encoding terminase gpA endonuclease subunit; this encodes MTTAPIINFFPGEKAVFAMRPQTPTYEWACKNFKLAAGPQKGSLWDPKEVPHAKFMMDMWDRPEVRKVFFVGPSQGSKKTTIAYACALARISRRPGPLGIAMPDEGAIERVFTERLTYHLNGSPFLRSLISPSRYAEQKSQIQLKDGSMILGIWCGSEMRMSSFSAETMLIDEEDANANKNSVATAEERTWGYKRTHKIFRFTKPRKTEEDSTIWKDMQAESQAIYEYHAVCPSVVCRTPQVMEFENIKVPDEVRDPALIEEKKLARYVCPHCGYEWSDYTRDKALDAGFWATDSKVKNPTIVGFHLPSWMCKSMSLSKVMADYFKKRREGQEGMLWFDNSHRAIPYESTVILADEDMLKKFIRLDLQSQTVPKEAAAITLAIDTQKDHFWYSACAHAVEPRQEWIFDYGKIGSFEEVEQLLYKTSYRKEGSQDRLSFWRAAIDTGGTRNSPLEESRTMQVYRWLLKQKPGLIFGTKGMSHHTPGVNVKWSLLEQLPGGKKLKNGLRLYLLNADAFKSEVFWRLTEGCEEEPIWFHADTDELYIRQILSERLQWDSKKKKEVWKAIRKDNHYLDTLCTHIAMTHFQWKPTLESLAEHLSKPKKANSGPPPINSSGTPRGGAFGGRGRGGW
- a CDS encoding phage/plasmid primase, P4 family, whose translation is MSKVLELVKQRVEDEGSDGGNGDGGGPDPQFVQDCLDAVGYGDGVLFAEVFRGKRLYNHSTQEWYHWTGHSWALDVGEKHTKTSCEDIAVLYLEEKASIDNEISKLEDSPKKKKSLEARSKFIAGRAKRLRSLAGRKECMEMATTNKNPIDVFGHQMDNRPTLVAVKNGVVDLETGALRDGKPEDFLLRSSPVKYDPNASYEFWDNMLFEIYEDDDKIAFLQRLFGAALFGWSREHIITVFFGQGRNGKDTIFEAISHVLGNLAGVIQPEMLLDQGRVKNSSGPSPDIMALKGLRLAVGSETNEGARLDVGRVKLLTGGGRLVGRWPHDKHATEFDPTHTLFLLTNNKPSAGNDYAFWKRAYLISHPFSFVSDPKGPDEKLADKHLKDKLRAGSSGILLWMVEGAISYLEGGLRPPACVLEDTAEYQRNEDMIGDFVEARCVISRDLEPKFPGIPKDLVLNFSIEEMKTSFKDIREVFEAWYCEVLGNKVPSPKWIGKQLKTRFPDKKSGNIYYMGIGINPSPKKDESKQPPYTLEEDTL
- a CDS encoding DNA modification methylase, whose translation is MTKLCLEHWPLERFRSYDRNLKKHKTSVNKMIESIREFGFRIPVLAQSDGTIVDGELRLLAALQLEIIEIPVVLADGMTPQQIKAFRLMANSSSAWSKWDDESLALELSELRTYDFDLQLTGFALSDVEDLLEQFGPEFSGNEDPDSVPDIESEYVSKHGDLWILGEHRLLCGDSTSGADISRLMNNNSADMVFTDPPYNVNYEGKAGKIKNDNMSNGQFYQFLYDAFTAMFLALKKGGPIYVAHGESESINFRSAFQDAGFKTASCVIWAKNAFVLGRSDFQPQHEPILYGWKPGARHCWYGGRKKTSVQQFQNDEHMQIEGDSVQLTMQNRLLLISGKDLQVEELIPSVVHEKKPQRSDAHPTMKPVALVERFLKNSSLKNDIVLDSFGGSGSTLIACERTKRKCHTMELDPRFADVIVRRWQEFTGQTAILEFDGRTFEQVQYAGKIQ